TCGCCGAGCGCCCGGCCGCACGGATCAGGAAGACCCGGCCGAAGCGCTCCTCGTACGCGAGGTTGCCCTCGCGGAGAGCCTGCTGCACTTGTTCGTCGGACGGGTCGACCCCGGCCTGCTCCGACCGCGAAAGCGTCGCCTCTCTGCTGTCTCCTCCTGCTCGCTCGCCGATCCGAGGATGGTGGGCGAGGGCAGAGTCGATCTCCTGGGTCGTGAACGGATCGGCGGCCTGAGCCGCCTCCGCCACGAGGGAGTCGATCGACTCGAAGGGGCGCCGATCGACGATGTCTTCACACCATCGCGTCACATCGATGCACGGTCTGAGCGCGGCGACAGCGTCGCGTTGCTCCGCCAGATTGAATTCCTCAAGCAACATCGCTTGATCTCTTTCTCTTGCGTGCTGGCATCCACGGTGTAAGGAATACGGGAGGGATTCTCTCGTATCGTGGAACTGTTATTTCAGCATACGACAATCATAGAACTGGAGGCAGGGGCTTGCAAGCCCTGCGCCCCAGTTCAGCGGTCATTTCAGCAGAGCGTCTCTGAGGCGGGCGACGTGGCCCTCCGCGTTGACGTTGTACTCCACTGACGAGATGACGCCGTCGGCATCGACGACCGCCGTGGTGCGGATCAGCCCGTCGAACGTGCGACCGTTCACGGTCTTCTGCCCCCACGCGCCCCACTCCTTGGCGACGGCGGAATCCTCGTCTGAGAGCAGCGGGAAACTCAACTGCTCGGCATCAGCGAACTCCGCGAGCTTCGACACCGGATCGGGCGAGATCCCGAGCACGGTGTAGCCGGCGCCCTGGAACGATCCGAGGTTGTCGCGGAAGTCACAGGCCTCGGTGGTGCATCCGGGCGTGAACGCCGCCGGGTAGAAGTAGACGATGACGGGCGTGCCGCGCAGCTCGGACAGAGTGCGCTGCTGTCCGGATGCATCGGTGAGCGTGAAGTCCGGCGCGGCCTGGCCGACCTCGAGCTCTTCAGATGAGTTGATCATGCGGTTTCTCCATTCTCGATAGATTCAGCGTTCCCAGCTTGAGCAGTGACTCCACGACGCAGCAACCGCCCGCGGGGAGCGTCGCCCTCGACCGGCGCCCCGGCGAGGTAGGTCGTCCGCACGACTCCCGTGAGCTCCTGCCCGTCATAGGGAGTGATCGGATGCCGATGCGAGAGCCGCTTCGCATCCACGACGAACGTGTCCTCAGGCGCGAAGACCGCGAAGTCGGCCGCACCGCCCTCGACGATTCGCCCCTTGTCCGTGAGCCCCACCCTGGCAGCCGGCTTCTCGGACATGAGTGAGACCACGTGCTCGAGGGAGAGGCCGCGCGTGCGCGCGTGGGTCCACACGAGCGAGAGCCCCAGCTGGAGAGAGGCGATGCCTCCCCAGGCCAGCGAGAAGTCGCCGTCCCCGGCGAACTTCATCTCGGGGGTGGACGGCGAGTGATCCGAGACGATGTAGTCGATCGTTCCCTCGGCGAGCCCGCGCCAGAGCTCTTCGCGATTGTCTTCCTCCCGAATGGGAGGGCAGCACTTGAACGCCGTGCTCCCCTCTGGGATGTCCTCGGCGGCGAGCGTCAGGTAGTGCGGGCAGGTCTCCACCGTCAGATCCACGCCGTCGGCGCGAGCCGCGGCGATGCGGCCGAGGGAGTCGCCGTTGGACAGGTGAAGAATGTGCGCGCGGACGCCGGTGTCTGCAGCGCCCTGGATCACCTCGGCGATCGCCGCATCCTCGGCGGAGCGCGGACGCGAGGCGAGGAACGGTGCATACTCGCGGCTGCCCGGCTGCACTGATTCCTCGATGATGTGGGCGTCTTCGGCGTGCACGACGAGCAGTGAGTCGAGCCCCGCCAGCACCGCCATCGCCTCGCGCATCTCCGCGACGGACACGTCGGGGAACTCCTCCACGCCGGAAGGGAGCAGGAAGCACTTGAATCCGTACACGCCCTCGTCGTGCAGCGGGACGAGCTCGGCCATGTTGCCGGGGATCACTCCTCCCCAGAATCCGACATCGACGAAGACCCGGCCCTCCGCGACGGCCCGTTTCTCGTCGAGCGCTGCGACCGAGACGGTGGGAGGGATGCTGTTGAGCGGCATGTCCACGATCGTCGTGACGCCGCCGGCCGCCGCAGCCCTGGTGGCGGATTCGAAGCCCTCCCACTCGGTGCGGCCCGGCTCGTTGACGTGCACGTGCGTGTCGACCAGGCCGGGTAGCAGCACCTCGTCGGCCGCGAGCTCGATGACTTGATCGGCGGCAAGGCCGGTTCCGGTAGCGGCGATGCGAGCGATCCGTCCGCTGCGGACGCCGATCTCGGCTGGCTCGAAGGCGCCGTCGATCAGGGCGCGTCCGCGGAGGACGAGGTCGTAGCGCTCCGCGCGCTCAGCCGAGCTGGGGCCGGTGGCCTCGATGATTTCCCGCACCAACTGCTCGGCGAGCTCTTCGAGCAACGGTCCCGCCTCGGCCATGCTGCGCTCAGCGTCGGGTTCCAGCTCGGACAGCGCGCGAGCGCCGGCGAACCCGGCATCCGCGATCGCATCCGCGGACAGCGTCGTCCGCCCGCACACCGCATACACCGGCAGACCGGCAGCACTCGCCGCCCGCGCGACTCCCACCGGAGTCTTGCCCATCAGGCTCTGCTCGTCGAGGCTGCCCTCGCCGGTGATCACGGCATCCGCGCCCCGGAGTCGAGCAGCGAGTCCGGTCACTTCGAGCACGACGTCGACGCCCGCGCGCCTGGTCGCACCGAGCGCGATGGCGGCGAAGCCCACGCCACCGGCGGCGCCGGCACCTGCCCGCGATGCCGCCTCCGCGGCCGGGACGGAGAGCGCGCCCGCAGCATCGAGCACCTCCACGAGGCGCGTGAGACCCACTTCCAGCGTCGCGATGTCCTCGACGCTCGCCCCCTTCTGCGGCCCGAACACCTCTGCAGCACCGGTGGGTCCGGTGAGCGGATTGTCCACGTCACTCGCCAGAATGATCTCGGTATCGGTCAGTCGCGCGTCCAGCGCGCTGAGATCCACCGAGGCGAGGCGCACCAGGGCGGCTCCGCCGGGCGGCAGCTCTTCGCCCGCCTCATCCAGGAATCGCACGCCGAGACCCTGCAGAAGACCGGCACCACCATCGGTGGAGGCGCTGCCTCCGATTCCGAGCACTATGCGCCGGCATCCGGCATCCAGAGCCGCCCGCACCAGCTGTCCGGTGCCCAGACTCGTCGCACTGAGCGCGTCCTTCCGCCCTCCAGGCAGCAGGTCGAGGCCCGAGGCACGCGCCATCTCGACCACCGCTTGTTCACCGCGCACCGCGAATTCCGCCGAGATCTCCCCGCCGGTGGGCCCGGCGACGAGCGCGGTACGCGAAGAGAAGCCTGCGGCGAGCACAGCATCCAGCGTCCCCTCGCCGCCATCGGCGACGGGGACGGTCACGACCTCGATCGTCGGGTCGGCGCGTCGCGCTCCCGAGGCGACCCTTTCGGCCACCTCGGGAGCCGTCAGCGACCCTTTGAACTT
The DNA window shown above is from Microbacterium murale and carries:
- the uraD gene encoding 2-oxo-4-hydroxy-4-carboxy-5-ureidoimidazoline decarboxylase, which encodes MLLEEFNLAEQRDAVAALRPCIDVTRWCEDIVDRRPFESIDSLVAEAAQAADPFTTQEIDSALAHHPRIGERAGGDSREATLSRSEQAGVDPSDEQVQQALREGNLAYEERFGRVFLIRAAGRSATEILSSLRERLQHDSDSEERIIAGQLREIALLRLRGTITA
- the bcp gene encoding thioredoxin-dependent thiol peroxidase → MINSSEELEVGQAAPDFTLTDASGQQRTLSELRGTPVIVYFYPAAFTPGCTTEACDFRDNLGSFQGAGYTVLGISPDPVSKLAEFADAEQLSFPLLSDEDSAVAKEWGAWGQKTVNGRTFDGLIRTTAVVDADGVISSVEYNVNAEGHVARLRDALLK
- the allB gene encoding allantoinase AllB, producing MLRPRSSRSRRSEMRLVIAPDKFKGSLTAPEVAERVASGARRADPTIEVVTVPVADGGEGTLDAVLAAGFSSRTALVAGPTGGEISAEFAVRGEQAVVEMARASGLDLLPGGRKDALSATSLGTGQLVRAALDAGCRRIVLGIGGSASTDGGAGLLQGLGVRFLDEAGEELPPGGAALVRLASVDLSALDARLTDTEIILASDVDNPLTGPTGAAEVFGPQKGASVEDIATLEVGLTRLVEVLDAAGALSVPAAEAASRAGAGAAGGVGFAAIALGATRRAGVDVVLEVTGLAARLRGADAVITGEGSLDEQSLMGKTPVGVARAASAAGLPVYAVCGRTTLSADAIADAGFAGARALSELEPDAERSMAEAGPLLEELAEQLVREIIEATGPSSAERAERYDLVLRGRALIDGAFEPAEIGVRSGRIARIAATGTGLAADQVIELAADEVLLPGLVDTHVHVNEPGRTEWEGFESATRAAAAGGVTTIVDMPLNSIPPTVSVAALDEKRAVAEGRVFVDVGFWGGVIPGNMAELVPLHDEGVYGFKCFLLPSGVEEFPDVSVAEMREAMAVLAGLDSLLVVHAEDAHIIEESVQPGSREYAPFLASRPRSAEDAAIAEVIQGAADTGVRAHILHLSNGDSLGRIAAARADGVDLTVETCPHYLTLAAEDIPEGSTAFKCCPPIREEDNREELWRGLAEGTIDYIVSDHSPSTPEMKFAGDGDFSLAWGGIASLQLGLSLVWTHARTRGLSLEHVVSLMSEKPAARVGLTDKGRIVEGGAADFAVFAPEDTFVVDAKRLSHRHPITPYDGQELTGVVRTTYLAGAPVEGDAPRGRLLRRGVTAQAGNAESIENGETA